Below is a genomic region from Gadus morhua chromosome 4, gadMor3.0, whole genome shotgun sequence.
AACATGATGCACAGAGCTGTCATAATGGCAGATGCAGCGCAGAAAGATGACAGCTCTGGGACTGGTTTCAATAACACAACATTGAATGTATATGGTATAAAAGGGTAAGCATTCAGCTGTCATTCGCTGGATAGAACATTACTATTCTATTTCAAGGTCAACGTTTCATGCCAGCAGCCATTTCCCAGTCTTGTCCCTTATGGTAATTTTAAAGGAGGTAAACGGTAGCATTACCCCTTTTTTGTCTCGTGACCTGGATAATTATGCTTGCATCTTTCTTACATAGCTTTAGTCCTTTTGACATTTCACATTATGCTGCTTTACATTGCCGACACTAAATGACAATTGGCTATCAATGACAACTCAGTAATGTATTTACCAATGGCTTAGCCAAACACCCAATATGGAAAGGAATATAAACAGAATTGAACAAGGTAAGAAGCTTAAGCCGAAGGACATTTTGTGTCCAGAGGTAGGTAGGTCGAATGCAGTTTGAGATTGACAGCAGTGGAATCCTGTAGAACGGagtagaaagtgaatgactaataCCCCTCTCATCATCATATATATTCTGGCATGTGTAATTGCGCCCCTGGATGTACAAAGAGGGTGTTACAAAAATTCTTAATTCACTTTTGTCAGATATTGAACACATTGGGTTTCCATCGTAACTGTGTCAGACTGTTTGTATTCAATGTGAAGCTCACACTGCCATCTAGCGGTACATCACTTCATTGAGCAGAGATATCAAATGAaagcatttttcttttttaaagcattgttcattttataaatatagaaaaataatattttgttcTGAGGATGGGcctctatttattttcttaaataaTTGAAAACATTGGAATCCTAAGTAACAGGCAGCCTACACACGCCTCAATGTTGTGAACTTGGTGGTGTAATTACACCAAAATTCAAAAGCGTTTGACACTGCCTGTCTTAATGGATGGGAAGGCCGTGAAAGTATGGACAGGGGAATTTTGCATGACACTGTATGGGGCTTGTTTTGTTCAAGATATTCTGTTTTTTTGTGCTGTACGTCTCCTCTCAACTCAGGGCAGATGTCATCTCGTTTTTTCCTATTGTTTTGTCATTTTGATGTGGCTTTTAAATCGTTCCCACACCACAATCCATACTGTAAAATACAAACAAGAGAACATTATTCATAATATATATGAAGGTGCAAATAGTTACGGTTATTAAATGTGTGTTAAGTTAATATGCAACAAAGAGGTTATTGTACATTGACAATTGAAATGGACATTATTTTACCACCAGATAAGATGTTGAATAGCTAAATGCCTTTTCAAATGAGATATGTTTGtgaaatcacaagtgggagCGTCCACCACAGTGTATGATAGATAAATCACCTCCCCTAACACTAGTCTTTCCCCCGGGCACAGCAACCCCACACACAGGgcactaacacaaacaacatacgGTATGATTATGTTAGTCATACATCAAGATTTTTACTCCCTATTGCCCTTATACGCAAGTAATTGCATTTGAAAATACGataaaaataatagtaataataatagggATCTGTATAGTTTTGGCCGATCCCCTTTGATAGAACATTCAACGTTTTGATTTCTTATTCCGTCACGTCAACACTAAATATCAACAACAAAGTCaggtattaatgtgtgtgtttttttatattttgaagttgttttttttttacatggtaCCGAAGGGTTGCTCAAGGCTTTATATATCTGACGTCAGCACTATGCTCCGCCCCGAGTGTCAACCCACGCAATATCCCGGAAGCTCGGCACAGGGGCGCATGCGAGAAGTTTTGTTTGGCTTGTCGGTGGTTCCCTCATTTCTTGTAACTTGAGTTGTTGCTGAGATTCACCGTGAGCCAATTACAAGGCCTGAGAAGAAACGTGGACGACGTTGAATTACCTTAGCCGAGTATCTACATTCAACTGTACTGGCAGTTCGTTTTCTCATAGAACTCAACTCGTTAATAGAACATGACAGAACAATCAAATCTGTTACTGCGTAAACAACTCGGAGGTAAGTTAGCCTGCTCGGCTTTAGTTTAAAGGTTCGCCTGCGGATCAGATGAGCAGCCTGCCACAGTGACTTACAGATTTTCATTTTGTGTGATGTCTGGTCTTGGGTTAGCGAATTGTAGCTTAATCCAAGTAGCAACATTTGTGTCACGTAATGCTAGCCATGAGGCGGCGTCTGATAATCGCATGTCAAAACGTCCATTATGTCACacatggcatgtgtgtgtgtgtctgtatttgacCCGGTGTATGTTCGGGCGATTTCACCATTGGCTCAAAATAGTCGTGATCCTTTTCGGCCCTATAACATTGAAGTAACCCTATAACAGGTTACTTCAATTCTCATAACGTCATGACATATAGGTTATGTCATATAGGTGACAATAAGAATAACATGGCTATTCTCATATGAATTTGCACTGTGCTATTGTTCCAGAGCTAAACAAGAATCCAGTGGAAGGCTTTTCTGCAGGTCTCATCGATGACGATGACATATACCAGTGGGAGGTCGTTGTTATCGGACCACAAGATACCCTGTTGTGAGTTGATTACTATGACCAAGTCGATCAGTTGCATTCACTTTCTTCCATATCATCTAACTCACAACCCTTTCTTACTTGCAGCGAGGGCGGTTTCTTCAAGGCTCACTTGATATTTCCCAAAGATTATCCTTTGAGACCGCCGAAGATGAAGTTCATAACAGAAGTATGGCATCCTAATGGTAAGGATAAATGATCAACATATAGTTGTTAGTTGATGTACCGGTAACAAGCATTATTTCCATTTATCATAAACATTTATGTATAAGTACATTGGTACATATTAGTGTTTATTAGATACATCAAAGCCAACAAGCGTCATAGAAAACTATATATACGTTACACGCGAGTTATTTCTTCGAGGTAATGGGGCCTGTCCTAGCCATGACTTTATGGGTCAGCTGCTGGGGGTCAGAGAGGCCTACAGTATTCCCATGTAGAAATGTCTTAGGTATTCCGATGTATAGTATCCCCAGGTCTTCCCATGTAGAGAATAGCCTTAGCTATTCCCATGTAGAGAATAGCCCTAGCTATTCTCATGTAGAGAATAGCTCTAGCTATTCTCATGTAGAGAATAGCTCTAGCTATTCCCATAAAGAGAATAGCCCTAGCTATTCCCATAAAGAGAATAGCCCTAGCCATTCCCATAAAGAGAATAGCCCTAGCTATTCCCATAAAGAGAAAAGCCCTAGCCCTAGCTATTCCCATAAAGAGAAAAGCCCTAGCCCTAGCTATTCCCATAAAGAGAAAAGCCCTAGCCCTAGCTATTCCCATAAAGAGAATAGCCCTAGCTATTCCCATAAAGAGAATAGTCTTAGCTATTCCCATGTAGAGAATAGCCCTATCtatttaggcaaggcaaggcaactttatttatatagcacttttcatacacaaggcagacacaatgtgcttcacatataaacattgtcatacaataaaataatagatataagtaaaagaaaacgtatgggaagaaatgggtaaaatagaaagttaaaaaggcattttagtattaagaTAGAAAATacaggcaaagttaaaaaagctttttagaaagtgtaATGTATTCAAGATtaagcagaaagctaaagcaaacataaaagtcttcagtcttgttttaaaggtgctcagagttggggcaagtcttaaatcctctgggagtttattccagctatttgttgcatagtaactaaatcctgctttcccatgtttcgtgtttataattaacagattggtctcagaggatcttagtggtctagaaggcttatgtagtggaagcatatcagttaaatactTTGGGCCTataccatgtagggatttatgggttagcaacatgattttaaaataaattctctgacctacaggaagccaatgtaacgatttcagaattggtgtaatatgttcaaattttttggtctttgttagaactctagcagcagcattctgaacaagctgaagcttcctcagtgtttgtttttggagacctgtaaggagaccattgcagtaatcaagcttactagtgataaaggcatgtacaagtttttgtaagtcttcggtggagccctctaagtcttgctacatttttaaggtgataatatgcagattttatGTGAcggtcgaaatgtaaatctgaatccaagATAACCCATacatttctggctttgattgaggttttcagggacagagagtgaagttgtgtggttactttaagcctttccgttttagaaccaagtacaattatctctgttttgtcatttagttgaaggaaatttcggcacatccattctttcacttgctcaatgcactggcacagcagatctatgggccgatagtcatttggtgatggCGATatatagatttgcgtgtcatcagcatagcaatgacggtcaatattgttattttgcatgatttgccctagttggagcatgtagatgttgaataaagagggtcctaagatcaaaccttgtgggactccacatgtcacgttggttgattctgatacaaagtcgccattggaaacaaagtagtttcTATTTTGCAGGTAGGACCTGAACAAATTTATGACTGTGCCtcaaagccccacccagttttctaacctatagtattgtatggtctgcactgcagtgtcgaatgcagcactgaggtcaagtagcattagtattgaggttttgccagagtctgtgttaagacggatgtcgtttacaactttaataagggcggtctcaatGCTgggcaggggtcgaaatcctgattggaaggtgtcatagcaaccagttgatgccaggaagtgattaagttgctggaggacaactttctcaatgattttacttatgaagggtagattcgATATatatagttgttaataatagaggcatctaggctctgCTTtcttaaaaggggtttaataactgcagttctCAAAGCTTttggaaattgcctgactggagagagttgttaactatctgcaatatgtctactgcgaGGCAATCGaaagcattcttaaagaggttggtaggtaaagtatcaaggcaacaggtggatggctttagttgtgtcacagtttccacaagagtttgagtgtctataacattaaagcatgccatccttgccacgttacttttgcctgccctgaacagggtggtagtccaacatttttgtttgaagtggagatattgatggcgcgtctgatgccttcaattttatcaatataaaaagctgcaaactcattgcatttctgcgtggaatggagatcaggtggaatttgtgttggggggggttggtcagtcagtctgtcaacagttgcaaatagggtttttgcattattagtgttggttttaatgatattggagaaaaatgtttccctagcactttttaagtctaaattgtaggcacggaggctctctttatagatatcatggtgaagttttgttttacgccagatgcattcaaccttcctgcattcttttttctgtgctgttacagaagcagcttttctccagggtgccttttgctttccagaaatcgttttaaccttataaggtgcaatgacatagCCTGGATACCAGCCTGAACTCCGCCCACAAAATATTTGGTCTGGGAGATTCAGTCTGGAATTGAGCTCGTTGGGAGGTATTAGGTCAGATCAAAAAGTGATCTGACCAATCAAATTGTTAGGGCGGGCTTTATACGTTGATGGACAGATGATACACATTAACGTAATCAACCACGTCACCAAAGAGCGCTCAGtgcttttactttttttcccaaaaatgCTGACCGTGTTGCCAATTTGTCCGTGTATCCTTAAATTCTTTTTACAAAACAGGCATAAATCGTTTATGTCCATCTTCTTTTTCTACTTCTTCGAACGTGCGCTCAGTTGAGTTAGTTTGAGAATAGCTGTGCTTCGCACAACATACGTCACATActacgttgctctgattggttttagGTCTATCCAATTGAGCGAAGAGGCATTTTCCTTCCTGGTTCCGCCCTATAATCACAGCCCAATGGTTCGGTCTCAGACTCATATTCTGACTAGAATTATGAGTATGACATCGCCAGGCtagcaatgacatctatgactttcaaaaatttcaaattaaagttttctacaagatcatcagcagaacatgggttgagaggtggtagcacCGCACTCAACCCATTTACATGGAGAGAATAGCTTTAGCTATTCACATGGAGAGAATATTCTTGGGTATTCCCAAGGAGAGAATAGTCTTGGGTATTCCCATGGAGAGAATAGTCTTGGGTATTCCAATGTGATATCTTTTGCGACCCTGGAAAAATACCAGAACATGTTCATTAGGCTCCTTGCTCATATAGCTTTAGCTGTTACCCTATAGGAGTAACCATAGGTGTTCCAATGTAGGGCTAACCCTAGGAGGTCCCCTGTAGGGCTAACCCTAGGTGTTCCAATGGAGATAGTGGCGGTTCTAGACACATTTTACTAGGGGGGGCCAGTGTTTATCCAAAGGGgcacaaaaaaaaggcaaaatatatttaaagatTAACTTTATTGAAGGAGCTTATGCCCTAAATCATCAAAACCatctaaacatttgttttgtaaaaGCGTGCAACTGAGGTAGGgccataaaaaaagaaaaaaaatacagtacAGGGTACATCATACAGTGTGTCAATGTGAAAAAAACCCGGAGAAACTGTTCCCAAGAGGCTGAGCTTACAGGAAGGGTTACAGCAATTTTTCAGTCTAAAGAGCTTCCCTGTTCTACTGTTCTTTCCTCATTTAATGATAGCTGCCATTAGAAGAAAAAAACCGCAGGGGTATGCATTCGATTTTGTTGCATCACCATCCCTCCCAACTCAACACCGGCAGATAGCCTACTACTCGTTATCCCAATGCAACAGCCAAAATAGATGAAAATACGTGgttaacatcacaacattgtgtATGCTAGCCCTAGCAAGGATACTGGCATTTGGATACTCGCTTCTGCTTCGACGAGTTTGCCTTAATATGATTAAGTTTCTAAATATATCGAGACCAGACATTTACAAACTTAATTTCATCATTAGTGTGAGGAACTACAGTAACACGGTTATGTGCAAGAACAAGTAATTCACGAAATGAAATCGTTTTGCTTAGCTTCGACTCTTGCCACAGGAGAAATCGGGGCTCCTTTCTCCAAGAGTAGTCGCTGAGCTCTCATTtaccgagcagcagcagcagcacgttgTTTGGGTGTGGCGCTCTAATTTACCTATGCAGCACGATGCGTCGCATTGGTTTGTAAAatcataattgttttatttggtcaGCACGAGGGGGCCACAAGGGGGGGGGCAAGGACATGTCTACAGGGGCACTGGCCCTCGAAGGCCCCTGTATAGAACCGCCATTGAATGGAGGGCTAACCCTAGGTGTTCCAATGTAGGAATATCCCTTAAATAAATCGATTTGTCATATTTTCTTGATGCGttaagagtagggaaaaaaatGCTGAACAGTGCAATAATGTATAAACACAGGTGActtaaatgcaaaacaaaatctTGCATTAGGTTTTATAGCAGGCTGTTTACCGGTCCTTTACTGACCATGTAACATAAGAAAATGACGCCCAATCATCTTCCACTGACAAGAAACCGATACCTATAGCCCAGTTAAACATTTAACCAATTGCTAGCTAATGTTGAACTAGAAGGGCGATCCTGACCCACGTATCACAACGTCTCACATCATTAATTAAAATTGTATACAGATATCAATATTTGTATTCCTAACAACTTTTCTAGGGGGAACTCAATCACTAATTGATTCCAAATCCTCCCCCTCACTTTATATTTTTCCAACAGTGGCCAAGAATGGCGACGTGTGCATCTCTATCCTGCATGAGCCCGGAGAGGACAAATATGGCTACGAGAAGCCAGAGGAGCGCTGGCTGCCCATTCACACTGTGGAGACCATCATGATCAGCGTCATCTCCATGTTGGCCGACCCCAATGGAGACTCTCCTGCCAATGTGGATGCAGCTGTAAGCAACATCACCGGTCAAGCTCATGGATACTAGTGGAAGTAGGAAGTCTTCTTTAGCGGAAGGCTAGCCAGACAGTGGCATGAAATAGTTGCTCAAACTAGCTGAACCATCGTTCATCCataatattcatatttaaatatgattaattcatttttttgtcACATTACACGACATCGCCCTAAAAGGCCATTCACAGCAGTGGGAATATATGAACgtttttaaatggtttaaatGGTCCATGAAACTGTATAAAATAGTTGCCACTCGTCCAGGATTCCAAAGTGTTGCCTACACAAGGGTTACAATGCTGTTGCTGCTATAAGCAACCGTTACAGTATTTTATGAGTCTGATGCTGCTATATGAACAGCTGTTACTTCATGTTGTGATCTCTGTGATAACATTTGCAGAAAGAGTGGCGGGAAGACCCGAACGGAGAGTTCAAGAAGAAGGTAGCGCGCTGTGTGAGGAAAAGCCAGGAGATGGCTTTTGACTAGAAAATCTGACCCGAGAAGAAGGTAGGCACACCTCAATCCATGCTCAATGCTGAATTACACTTAAGGGCCTAATCTTACCCCAAGCTTTGAGGTTGATGAACCAATTAAAATCCAATGCATGTTTGACATCACAagcgggcgtgtccacctagatgtacaaTGGC
It encodes:
- the ube2g1b gene encoding ubiquitin-conjugating enzyme E2G 1b, yielding MTEQSNLLLRKQLGELNKNPVEGFSAGLIDDDDIYQWEVVVIGPQDTLFEGGFFKAHLIFPKDYPLRPPKMKFITEVWHPNVAKNGDVCISILHEPGEDKYGYEKPEERWLPIHTVETIMISVISMLADPNGDSPANVDAAKEWREDPNGEFKKKVARCVRKSQEMAFD